A DNA window from Borrelia sp. HM contains the following coding sequences:
- the rpmG gene encoding 50S ribosomal protein L33 has protein sequence MGKKKGKGAVELIALVCEETGIRNYTTTKNRRNKQEKLELMKYCPILRKHTLHKEGKIK, from the coding sequence ATGGGCAAGAAGAAAGGTAAAGGTGCTGTTGAGCTTATAGCTTTAGTTTGTGAAGAAACAGGAATTAGGAATTATACTACTACTAAAAACAGACGTAATAAACAGGAAAAATTAGAATTGATGAAGTATTGTCCAATTCTTAGGAAGCATACTCTTCATAAAGAAGGCAAAATAAAGTAA
- a CDS encoding ankyrin repeat domain-containing protein: MRIILILIFIQYVMSLNADETTSIIKNLSKTIYNLNDQEYEQNKEKLDNFIDSIDLKNNEILKKLQKIKNDFLITSVYFQNIKGTLIALTLSAEINSQYRISPLSIAIINNDFTTIKILVDYGININRIDETEYPSIFWAIYINNEKIFNFLTDKGADLSLTLKNGKTPVQAAIEIENMNLIELLLKKNVYIKDEYKKEINNLENKSIKNIIKKYKIIN, from the coding sequence ATGAGAATAATACTTATATTAATATTCATACAGTATGTTATGTCTTTAAATGCAGATGAAACAACAAGCATAATAAAGAACTTATCAAAAACAATTTATAATCTTAACGATCAAGAATACGAACAAAACAAAGAAAAGCTAGACAACTTTATCGACTCAATAGATTTAAAAAATAATGAAATCTTAAAAAAATTACAAAAAATAAAAAATGATTTTTTAATCACATCTGTATATTTTCAAAATATAAAAGGAACTTTAATAGCTTTAACTCTTTCAGCAGAAATAAATTCCCAATATAGAATATCTCCACTATCAATTGCAATAATCAATAACGACTTTACAACTATAAAAATATTAGTAGATTATGGAATTAATATTAACAGAATAGATGAAACAGAATATCCATCAATATTTTGGGCAATATACATTAATAATGAAAAAATATTTAATTTTTTAACAGATAAAGGAGCAGACTTAAGCCTTACACTTAAAAATGGAAAAACACCTGTACAAGCCGCAATAGAAATTGAAAATATGAATTTAATCGAACTATTACTTAAAAAGAATGTTTACATTAAAGATGAATACAAAAAAGAAATCAACAATTTAGAAAATAAAAGTATAAAAAATATTATAAAAAAATATAAAATAATTAACTAA
- a CDS encoding cation:dicarboxylase symporter family transporter, translated as MNTKVKFFLTMPIGILIGLFFPSEVYNTLSHICIRLAYFSLIPFLIFSIPLGIENIIENKKFKKLIVKTIYYGIVINIIGVLTSIVAAIIHIPQRIPILDKNIPNLHIFDKTAFLETFFPKNIFTILTNKNPNLLSIYIISIIIGISFYYAKQKGRIARELILSTSNLFYNANGIVVKILNFGIIFITAAYTTNLKNFKDYQYYINSIIFFSLWTIIIILIIIPILSYHLTKNFKLVYKSILISIQNIIFAGFTMDSYAPYSVLIEDIKTERMNIKKSIITNIPIINFISKSGTIFISTISFFIILKSYSSLPISIYEISYMSILAFLFIFAFPHVSNSLIYIITMLCSTYTKGIELSYSNITPIIPILTSLALIIDFTYSVTIMYIIDFNDLEDP; from the coding sequence ATGAATACAAAAGTAAAATTTTTTCTAACAATGCCTATTGGAATATTGATTGGATTATTTTTTCCCTCCGAAGTCTACAATACACTATCACATATATGCATAAGATTGGCTTACTTTTCGTTAATTCCTTTTTTAATATTTTCAATTCCACTTGGCATAGAAAATATTATTGAGAATAAAAAATTTAAGAAATTGATTGTAAAAACCATCTATTATGGAATTGTTATCAATATAATAGGAGTACTTACATCCATCGTGGCTGCAATAATACACATACCACAAAGAATCCCAATATTAGATAAAAATATTCCAAATCTACATATATTTGATAAAACAGCATTTCTTGAGACATTTTTTCCTAAAAATATCTTTACAATACTCACAAACAAAAATCCAAATCTCTTAAGTATTTATATTATTTCAATAATTATTGGAATTAGTTTTTATTATGCAAAACAAAAGGGAAGAATTGCTAGAGAACTTATATTAAGCACTTCAAATCTTTTTTACAATGCAAACGGGATAGTTGTCAAAATACTAAATTTTGGAATTATTTTCATTACAGCAGCATATACTACAAACTTAAAAAACTTCAAAGACTACCAATACTATATAAACAGCATAATATTTTTCTCATTATGGACAATAATCATTATTTTAATAATAATTCCAATACTTAGCTACCACTTAACTAAAAATTTTAAACTTGTATATAAAAGCATACTAATATCTATCCAAAATATAATATTTGCGGGCTTTACCATGGACTCTTATGCCCCTTACTCTGTTTTAATAGAAGATATTAAAACAGAAAGAATGAATATAAAAAAATCAATAATCACGAATATACCAATAATCAATTTTATTTCTAAATCTGGAACAATTTTTATCTCAACAATTTCATTTTTTATTATTTTAAAATCTTACTCTAGCTTGCCCATATCAATTTATGAAATAAGTTATATGAGCATATTAGCATTTCTTTTTATTTTTGCATTTCCACATGTATCAAATAGTTTAATATATATAATTACAATGCTATGTTCGACTTACACAAAAGGAATTGAACTTAGTTATTCTAATATAACTCCAATAATTCCAATCTTAACATCCTTAGCTTTAATAATAGACTTCACTTATAGTGTAACAATAATGTATATAATAGACTTTAATGATTTAGAAGATCCTTAA